One segment of Salvelinus fontinalis isolate EN_2023a chromosome 12, ASM2944872v1, whole genome shotgun sequence DNA contains the following:
- the LOC129867137 gene encoding thyrotropin-releasing hormone receptor-like, with translation MTENVSSRMDTPTNISLVGPGDPISQSLEYKTVAVFLVLLVCGLGIVGNIMVVLVVLTTRHMRTPTNCYLVSLAIADLTVLVAAGLPNVSDSLTGTWVFGHAGCLGITYLQYLGINVSSCSITAFTVERYIAICHPMRAQTVCTVSRAKRIIAGVWVFTCVYCMLWFFLVDIQVMKSGSIQCGYKVSRDLYLPIYLIDFAIFYVIPLLLAIVLYGLIARILYLNPLPNRPDAGTVSSGATTLRRTCKEPADGGKGGRQGRPKSTLSSRKQVTKMLSVVVILFALLWMPYRTLVLINSFIATPYLDAWFVLFCRICMYANSAINPVVYNLMSQKFRLAFRGLYRCQSQEAHHRTLSMIQSGYSMARDPRTPQQTSNGTKQGARRVTCTDTVTEWQSKDTSPAKEKKDLDHLKEDRKDTSCGEIKSTPGQNEIKSTPGQNEIKSTPGQNEIKSTPGQNEIKSTPGQNEIKSTPGQNEIQSTPGPTEMTEAGMNHTVL, from the exons ATGACAGAAAATGTAAGCTCAAGGATGGACACCCCAACCAACATTTCCTTGGTGGGACCAGGGGACCCCATATCCCAGTCTCTGGAGTACAAGACTGTGGCAGTTTTTCTGGTTCTGCTAGTCTGTGGACTTGGCATTGTGGGTAATATCATGGTGGTTCTGGTGGTTCTCACCACGAGACACATGCGTACGCCCACTAACTGCTACCTGGTCAGCCTGGCCATAGCGGACCTGACCGTGCTGGTGGCCGCTGGTCTGCCCAATGTGTCAGACAGCCTGACGGGTACCTGGGTGTTTGGGCATGCTGGCTGCCTTGGCATCACCTACCTCCAGTACCTTGGCAtcaatgtgtcctcctgctctATCACAGCCTTTACTGTGGAGAG GTACATTGCTATCTGCCACCCAATGAGGGCCCAGACAGTGTGCACGGTGTCCCGGGCCAAGCGGATCATAGCAGGGGTGTGGGTGTTCACCTGTGTCTACTGCATGCTGTGGTTCTTCCTGGTGGATATCCAGGTAATGAAGAGCGGCAGCATCCAGTGTGGCTACAAGGTGTCCCGTGACCTCTACCTCCCCATATACCTCATTGACTTTGCCATCTTCTATGTGATCCCTCTGCTCCTGGCCATCGTCCTGTACGGCCTCATCGCCCGCATCCTATACCTCAATCCACTCCCCAACCGGCCCGATGCGGGCACGGTCTCCTCTGGTGCCACCACGCTCCGCAGGACCTGCAAGGAACCAGCAGATGGAGGGAAAGGGGGTCGTCAGGGCCGCCCGAAGAGCACGCTCTCCTCCAGGAAACAG GTCACtaagatgctctcagtggtggTGATCCTGTTCGCTTTACTGTGGATGCCCTACCGGACCTTGGTCCTTATTAACTCCTTCATTGCCACACCCTACCTGGACGCATGGTTTGTTCTGTTCTGTCGGATCTGTATGTATGCCAACAGCGCCATCAACCCCGTAGTGTACAACCTGATGTCTCAGAAGTTCCGTTTAGCGTTTCGCGGGCTCTACAGATGCCAGAGCCAGGAGGCCCACCACCGCACCCTCTCCATGATCCAGAGCGGCTACAGCATGGCCAGGGACCCACGCACCCCACAGCAGACCAGCAACGGGACCAAACAGGGGGCCAGGAGAGTGACCTGCACTGACACAGTGACAGAGTGGCAGAGCAAAGACACCTCCCCAGCCAAAGAGAAGAAGGATCTGGATCACCTGAAGGAAGATAGGAAAGACACAAGCTGTGGTGAGATCAAATCCACACCTGGGCAAAATGAGATCAAATCCACACCTGGGCAGAACGAGATCAAGTCCACACCTGGGCAAAATGAGATCAAGTCCACACCTGGGCAAAATGAGATCAAATCCACACCTGGGCAAAATGAGATCAAATCCACACCTGGGCAAAATGAGATCCAGTCCACACCTGGGCCAACTGAGATGACTGAGGCAGGAATGAATCACACAGTGCTGTAG